Within the Elusimicrobium sp. An273 genome, the region TATGAGCGGCGTAGGCTTTGAAAGCGGCGGCCTGGCGGCGGCGCACGCCATTCACAACGGGCTGACCGTCCTGCCGCAGACGCATCCGTTTATGCACGGCGAGAAAGTGGCTTTTGGCCTGTTGGTGCAGCTGGCCTTGGAAAACGCCCCGCAAGTGGAATTTAACGAAGTGCTTTCGTTCTGCCGCCGGGTCGGCCTGCCCACCAATTTGGCGGCCTTGGGGCTGGAAAACGTGTCCGACGACGAACTTCAACAAGTGGCCGCCGCCAGCTGCGCCGAAGGCGAAACCATGCACAATATGCCTTTTGCCGTTACGCCGCAGGCGGTGTTTGCGGCCCTTAAAATAGCCGATAAGTTAGGCGCCTGACGGCCCGCTGTTCTGTGTTTTGCCCGCCCCGGGTTTCCCCCCGGGGCGGCTGTTTTTCCCCCTCTTAAATTGGTAAAATGTAAATAAGCGCGTAACGTCACATTACGCGAAGAAACCAAGCAAAGAGGACTTACGAATTATGTTACCCAAAGCGTACGAACCGCAGGAAGTAGAACAAAAACTAGCAGACAAATGGCAAAAAGCCAAATTATTTGCCGCCCATGTAGACCCCGCCAAAAAACCTTTTGTAATCGTCATTCCGCCGCCCAACATTACGGGTGCGCTGCACATGGGGCACGCCTCCACCAATACTTTGCAGGACGTGCTGATCCGCGCCCATCGGATGTTTGGCGAAAACGCCTACTGGGTGCCCGGCACCGACCACGGCGGTATCGCTACGCAAAACGTAATTGAAAAGAAACTCGCTAAAGAAGAACACAAATCCCGCCACGACTTGGGGCGCGAAGCCTTTGTCCAAACCGTATGGGACTGGTACAACGAATGCGGAAACGCCATTTTCAACCAGTTCCGCAAAATGGGCTGGAGTTTGGATCTGTCCGACATCCGCTTTACCATGGACGAAAAACGCGCCAAAGCCGTATACGAATGCTTCCGCCAATGGTGGGATAAAAAATACATCTACCGCGGCAAACGCCTGATCAACTGGTGCGTACGCTGTTCCACCGCGTTGTCCGACATTGAAGTGGAACACGAACAGCACGCCGGCAAATTGTGGTACCTGCGCTATAAAGGCGAAGACGGCTCGGACGGCATCGTCATTGCCACCACCCGCCCCGAAACCATTTACGCCGACGCCGCCATCGCCGTCAACCCCAAAGACGAACGCTACAAAAATATGGTGGGCAAGAAAGTCATCATCCCGCTGGCCAACCGCGCCATCCCGATTATTGCCGACGAGGCCGTAGAACTGGGCTTCGGCACGGGCGCTTTAAAAATCACCCCGGCGCACGACGCAACCGACTACGAAGTCGGCCAGCGCCACAACCTGCCCATTATGACGGTGATCAACGACAAAGGCAAGATGATTAACTGCCCCGAAAAATACCTGGGCATGGACCGCGAACTCTGCCGCAAGGAAACCGTCAAAGATTTAGACGCCGCCGGCCTCTTGGTAAAAGAAGAAAAATACAACAACGCCGTTTCCACCTGCTACCGCTGCCACAGCGCCATTGAACCGTTTATGAGCGAGCAATGGTTCGTCAAAATGGACAAGCTGGCCCAGCCCGCCATTGAGGCCGCCGAATCCGGCGCCTTGCAGTTTCACCCGGCCAACTGGAAAAACCCCTTCTTAAACTGGCTGAAAAACATTCAGGACTGGTGCATCTCCCGCCAGATTTGGTGGGGGCACCGCATTCCGGTGTGGTACTGCCGCCACTGCAGCGAAAAAGGCCTTACCTTTGCGACCGATCAGCAAGGGCGCGAACAATTAACCAAAGTATCGTTTGAAGACGGCGCCCAGCCGATCGTTTCTTACGAAAAACCCGAAAAATGCCCCGTTTGCGGCGGGCACGACTTGGTGCAAGACCCCGACGTGCTGGACACGTGGTTCTCTTCCGCACTGTGGCCGATTTCCGTATTCGGCTGGCCGGAAAAAACGCCGGAAATGGATTACTTTTACCCCACCAGCGTCATGGTAACCGGGTATGAAATCCTGTACCTGTGGGTTGCCCGTATGGTAATGACCGGGCTGGACTTTACAGGCAAACTGCCGTTTAAAGACGTGTATTTAAACGGCATCGTGCGCGACAAACACGGGCAGAAAATGTCCAAATCCAAAGGAAACGTCATTGACCCGTTGGATATGACCGCCAAATACGGCACGGACGCCGTGCGCTTTTCGCTTTTGATGCAGGCCGTCCCCAGCAAAGACATCCCGTATTCCGAAGACAGCATCACCGGCGCGCGCAACTTCTGCAACAAGCTCTATAACGCTTCGCGCTTTATCTTGATGAATATGGAAGGCATCCAAGGCCCGCTGGCTATGCCCAAAGAAGTAACCGAACTGGCGGACAAATGGATTTTAGACCGCTTTGCCCACGCCATTAAAACCGCCCGTGAAGGCATTGAAAAATACAACCTCGCGCTGACGGCAAACACCTTGTACCACTTCCTGTGGGGCGATTTCTGCGACTGGTACGTGGAGCTGGCCAAACAACGCTTCCAAACCCAAGAAAAAGAAAAAGTAATGGCGCTGTGCGTAAACATCCTCTACAACACCTTAAAAGCACTGCACCCGTTAATTCCGTATATCACCGAAGAAATTGCCTCTTCGCTGCGCCCGTATGTGGCGGCCGAAGGCGGGGAATTCCTGCTGCAGCAAGCCTACCCGGAATTTGACCCGGCCCTGTGCGATAAAGAAGCCGTACGCAAAATGGAAATTATCCAAGGCGTTACGCGCGAAATCCGCACCATCCGCGCTCAGTTTAACGTGCCGCCCGCTTTGAAGATCAGCGCCGTTTTAACGGCCAAGGACGAAGCGGATTTGGCCGTCGTAAAAGAATACGAAGGCTACATTAAACTCATGGCCAAAGTACAAAAACTGGATATCGGCGTAAATTTGGCAAAGCCCAAACAAACCGCCACCGCCGTGTTTGAAAACATCGCCATCTATGTCCCGCTGACGGGCCTGATTGACTTTGAAAAAGAAAAGAAACGCCTGGAAAAGGACTTAGCCGCCGCCAAGGCCAACATCGCTTCGCGCGAAGCGCGCCTGGCGCAGGAAAACTTTATCAAACACGCGCCCAAAGAACAAATTGAAAAGACGAAGAACGAACTGGCCGCCGCCAAAGTGGCGCTGGCGCAGGTAACGGCTTCGCTGGAGGATTTGGCCTGATGAACAAATACGTGAAAACCGCACTACTGGCCGCCGTCTGCTTCCTGCCGCTGGCGGCCGCCGCACAGGAAATGGATTGGAAGTCCGTTACCCGCTATAATAAAGCCGAAGCCAAAAAACAACTGACCGAACGCTTTACCAAATACGTAACGTTTGACACCCAATCCAGCGACCAAACGGACAAAGTGCCCAGCACCGAAGGGCAAACGAAATTCGCCAAAACGCTGGTCAAAGAACTTAAGAAAAACGGCGCCAAAAACGTAAAAATGGACAAAAACGGCATCGTGACGGCCGACATTCCGGCCAATTCCGACCGCAACGCCCCGACCGTCGCTTTCTTGGCGCATATGGACACGGCGCTGGAAGTTTCCGGCAAAGACGTCATCCCGCAGGTACACGCCAACTACCAAGGGGGCGACATCGTCATCAACGCCCCGCGCAAGCTGGTGCTAAACGCAGCCAATTCTCCCCAGCTCGCCCGTGCCCGCGGGCACGATATCGTTACCGCGTCGGGCGGTACGCTCTTGGGCGCGGACGACAAAACCGGCATTGCCGTTATCATGACTATGGTGCAATACCTGTATGACCATCCCCAAATGCAGCACGGCCCCCTTAAAATTGCTTTCACGCCCGACGAGGAAACCGGCGCCGGCGTGGCCCGCTTTGACGTGGCTTCCTTCGGGGCGGACTATGCCTATACGCTAGACGGCATGGATACGGGCGCCCTTACGAACGAAACCTTCAACGCCAAAGCGTTTACCGCCGTGTTTGAAGGCATGCGCTCCGTACACCCCGGCGAAGCGATGAATTCCGCGTTTTCCGACAATGTGCTGATGGCTTCCGACTTTCACACCCTGCTTCCCCGCCACCGCCGCCCCGAAACCACTTCGGGCCGCCGCGGGTTTATCTTGGTGGACTCCATTACCACCCAAGGCGATAAAACCGAAGTAAAAGGAATTATCCGCGCCTTTACGGACGAAGAAATGCAGGACTTGGTAAACGAAGTAACCCGCGCGTTTAATACCGTCAAGGGAATGAACTACAAGGGCAAAGGATTCTCGCTTACCTTTACCGACCAATATAAAAACATGAAACAGGCCCTGCCCGAACAAGTGGTTTCGCTGGCGCAGCTGGCCATGCAAAACGAAGATATTACCCCCGTATTAACCGCCGCCCGCGGCGGGACGGACGGCTCCGCCCTGTCGTTTATGGGACTGCCGACGCCGGATCTTTTTGCCGGGCAATTCAACGTCCACAGCGAATACGAATACGCCGATGTGGATGTGATGGAAGCCTCCCTGCGCACGGTGCTGCGGCTCATCTCGCTGTGGCATATGCAGCAGCCCGCCCAATAAAACCCGCTGTTTTGATTGCCCGCCCCGCCTCAAACGGGGCGGTTTTTTATGCCCAAAAAAGACCTAAACCCGCCTAGGTCTTTTGGCCCTTGCGGTTTTTAGCGCCAGATTAATACAATGAGAAAGAAGAGATTGCGTGACGTGTTTTGCAACTATTTTTGAACCAAGGAGAACAACATGAAAAAACTTTTGGCATGGCCTCTTGTTGCGGCGTTGTTTTTAAGCGGCGCAACGGCATTTGCCCAAGGCATGATTGCCGACAAATACCGCGCCGAGATGTTGCCGCGTTTTGTGTCTTATGTGCAAATTGACAGCATGAGCGACAACCGGGCGGAATGGATGACCCCCGGCCAAGAAAAAATGGCCCAGTTTCTGTACGACGAAATCAAGGCGTTTGGGTTTCCGACTTACTTTTCCAAGGACAAATACATCTATGTAAACATCCCGTCCAACCTCAAAACCCGCAAAGCCCCCAAATTGGGTCTCAGCGCCCACTACGACACCACGCCGGACATCATCGGCAACGGCGTCAAACCGCAGGTAATCAAAAATTACGACGGCAATCCGATCGTGCTGAAAAACAACCACGTCATCAATTTTAAAAGCGATCCCTACCTGAAGAACATGATTGGCAAAACCATCGTTACTTCCGACGGCACCACCAACCTGGGTGCCGATGACAAAGCCGGCCTTACCATTATTGTAACGTTGTTGCAAACCCTGGCGGAAAACCCCAAAATGCCGCACGGCCCGATTGATATCGTGCTGACGCCGAACGAAGACGTAGGACGCAGCGCCGAACGCTTGGAGCTGGAATACTATCATCCGGACTATGCGTACGATTTTGACGGCGGCGTGAACGGCGAAGTCGTAATTGCCAACTTCTCAGCCGACCGCGTGGTGGTTACGGCCCAAGGCGTAAACGGGCACCAATCGTATGCGGCCGACAACGGCTACCTCAATTCCGTTAAACCCATCGCAGATTTAATTGCGGTCGCGGTCCCAACCAAATTCCTGCCCAACCACAGCCGCGGGGATCAAGGATATTTGGAACCGCATCATATTGAATACGATCCCGTCAAAAACACCCATATGGTAGATTGCCGCCTGCGCTATTTTGACCCGGAAGAAGGCAAACGCTATTTGCAAGGCATTCAGCACACGGCCGATAGCCTGCAGCAAGTGTTGGGCACCAAAATTACCGTTGAAATCACCAAGCAATACGAAAACGTGGCCTATGGCGTGAAACCGGAAGCGTTGGGCTTGTTGACGGCTGCCATGAAAGAAGCCGGAGTAACCCCCAAAACGCAAAAAGAACGCGCGGGCACCACTTCTGCCATGATTATGGCCAAACACGGTTTTGGCGGATACACGGTATTTACCGGGCAGAACAATCCGCACGCGTTTACCGAATGGCTGAGTGAAGAAGATATGTTTAAAGCTTATAAAGTAGCTTTAAACCTGGTAAAACAAGTAGCCCAGATGAACGCGACCAAATAACGTATGAAAATTTTAATTGCTACGGGCAATCCGCATAAATTTAAAGAGCTCATTCATATTTTGCCCGCCAAATTAAAAAACGGGACGCCGATAGAATATGTAAGCCTGGCTGATTTTAAAGGGCTTACGCTTCCGCCGGAAACCGGAAACACGCTGGAAGACAACGCGGAAACAAAAGCCGTTTATGCCGCGCGCGAGAGCGGTCTGCCGGCGGTGTCGGACGATACCGGCCTAGAAGTAAAATTTTTACATGGCGCCCCGGGCGTCCATACGGCCCGTTACGCCGGCGAACACGCCGACGCGGACGACAACAACCGCAAGCTTTTAGCCGCCTTGGAAGGGCAGTTATTGCCCGCCCGGGCGGCCAGTTTTCGCACGGTAGCCTGTTTGGCTACCCCGCAAGGGCGCGTGCAGCTGTTTGACGGCACGCTCGACGGCTTTATCGGCTTTGGATACAAGGGCGAAAACGGATTCGGTTATGATCCTATTTTTCTGGTGGGATCCTCCCAAAAAACACTGGCTGAATTGACGGAACGTGAAAAAAATCAAATCAGCCACCGAGCCAAGGCATTTAAAAAGCTGGCGGATCATTTAGTCCTTCTTAAAAACAGAAAATAATAAAACCCCCGGTCAAAACCGGGGGTTTTTAACATCGGCACTCTTTGCTAAAGGCAGGCCCTAGAAAAAACTAATTCACTTGCCGAAAGCGGCCTTGCCTGCAAACAATTAAAAACCTCCGACAGATTTATCGGAGGTTTTTTGGAGATATTTCCATACACTTAAATTTCTATCACTAACATCGCCGGCTTAATCAGCCACAGCAGGTTAATCAGGGCGCCCAGGCTTAAAAACGGGCCGAACGGAATGGCGTCGCCGCCTTTTTTCCCTTTAAAAATCATCAAAAACAGGGCATACACCAATCCGAAAAACGAGGCAAACACTACCGTGGTAATCACGCCTTCCCAACCGATAAACGCGCCTACGCCGCCCATCAGCTTCACGTCGCCCCCGCCCATGGCTTCCTTCTTAAACATCCACGTTCCTATCAGCGCTATGGCCAACACGCCAAACAATCCTACGCCCGCACCCAACAGCGAGCTAAGCTCCTTCTGCCACCAAACGCCGGAAAAATTGGGGTTGGCCCACGCAAAAGCAAGGCCCAGCACAATCAGCCCCAGCGAAAACCGGTCTGGGATAATCATTAGTTCCAAATCAATTACAGAAAGAATAATCAGCGCATATACCGCCGCCACGGTAACAAACGTCCATACGCTAAGTCCAAACCGCCACACGAATAACACCGTCAGCGCCCCCGTAAGCAGTTCCACCACCGGGTATTGCAGCGAAATAGGCTGCTTGCAGCTGCGGCACTTGCCCCGCAGCCATAAGTAACTCAGCACGGGGATATTGTCGTACCATTTAATCCGTGCGTTGCAGCCCGGGCACGAAGACGGCGGCCACACGATGGACTTGTCCCGCGGAATGCGGTAAATGCACACATTTAAAAAACTGCCAAACAGCAAGCCAAAAATGCCTGCAAAACATAAAATCAGCGTATCCATAAATCCTCTTTACAGTAAGACATAAAAATCCCCCGCCCAAAAAGCGGGGGCTTAAATCAGTGGGTGTTCCAAGGCTTGCCGTAGCTGTCTTCTTTATCCGTGTTGACAAAGAAGTCGCCGTAGCGCGGATCCGTCGGATCGTTTACATACGCCCAGCCGCCCGTTTTGGTAAAGCATTGTTCGAAGTTCCCGACGGAAACATGCGAAGAGGGCGTATACCCCGGAATAATTGCCTGCGGAATGCTTTCAATATAAGTAGGCACCAAGCTGGATAAGTCATCCGTGGGATAAGTACCCTGATGTTCCCCATAATAAGCGGCAATGGCACTGCGCACTTTCACCAACTGATGTTTGGTGCTTCCTTCCTGCGCTTTATGCACCAGCATGAGAAATTTCGGTACGGTAAACCCCAACAGAAGGGCGAAAACCACCACCGTAATGAGAATTTCCGTTACCGTAAATCCTTTTTTCATAAGCACCTCTACTTAAAGTTCAGTGAAACCAGCGCAAACACCTTTGCATCGCCCAGCGTATTCTTGATGCTGGAATACTCGTTGGGTTGGTGCGCCATTTCATCTAATTTGGAGTATACTACCGCCGGATAGCCCGCATTGCGTAAATAAGCGCCTACGGTTCCGCCGCCCACGCCCATGGTGCGGGGCGTATTTTTATAAACGCTTTTTACGGCCGTATGCGTCAGCTTTACGACCAACGCATTTTTATCCGTCGGCTTAGATCCTTCGTTGATAACGGGCTCTATTTTAATCTTCACTTTAAACTGTTTTTCAACGCCTTTGGCAATTTTGGCAATTTCTTTAAGGACTTCTTCATTGCTATAGCACGGCAAAATGCGGCAGTCCAAATAAAACACATCCGTTCCCGGAATGGTGTTTACATTGGGCACGTTGGCTTCGCGTTTGGTCGGCTCAAAGGTGCTGGCGCTTTCCGGGGCGAACAATTTGTCTTTTTTATTGAACTTTTTGTACAAATCGTCCAATTTGGTTACAAAATAAGCGGAAGCCCGGTGGGCATTGATGCCGCTGTGCGGAGTGGAAGCATGGGTCTGCACGCCGCAAACGGTAAATTTCACCCACAGCATATTTTTTTCGGCCACTTCCACCATCGTGCCTTCGGCGTTGCCGCCGTCCGGCACCAAGAAGACGTCTTCTTTTCCAAACGTCTTACCGTGTTTTTTAAGAATGGCGCTGATGCCATATACGCTGCCGATTTCTTCATCCGCATTGAGAAGCAGGGCATAGTTGCACGGAGGGCGAACACCGCAGTCCATCATGGCTTTCACGGCCAATACGCCCGATACCAAACCTTGTTGGTTGTCTTCCGAACCGCGGCCGTAAATTTTATCCCCTTTGACCACCGCTTTAAACGGATCGGTTTTCCAAAGCGACAAATCCCCCGGAGGCACCACATCCATATGCGCCATTACCCACATCGTTTTTTGTTTATTCTGCCCATAGTATTTGGCTACAATGTTGGGGCGGATGCCGTCTTTGGCTTTAGGATCTTTGATGTTGATCATATAGAGTTCGTCAAACTTCATTTGTTTTAAGACGGACATCAAATAAGCAGCTTTGGCATTTTCCCCCAGGCCGCCGCTATGCGGCGAAACGGCCGGGCAGGCAATCATATGGGTTTGCAAATCAATTACCGTTTGTTTATAGGAATCAATTTTCTTCAGCAAGTCTTTTTCCATTCTTTCCTCCGTGCGCCGGTTTAAATCGGGTTGGGCACGTCAATAAATTCGGTTTGTACGTCAAATCGTTTGGCCACCAGCTCCATCAGAGCCAGCACGCCCGGCTTTTCGGAATTGTAATGCCCTAAGGCGATACAATTCAGTTTTCCTTCCCGGCACCACTCCTGGGCGGGTTCATCCAAGGCACCGGTAACATACAAATCCAACTTTTGGGCAATGGCCTGCGGAATCATACTGTACGCGCCTCCGCTTACCACCCCCACCGTTTCTATGCGTTTAGGGCCGTACGCCAGCACTTGGGCGCGGGCCCCGCAATAGGCTTGCAGCGTGCGGGCAACATCTTCCACGCTGCAGGGCGGCACATAACCGCAAAAACCAATTTGCACGCCGTGATATTCCCCAAACGGCTTTAACCGTTCCGCCCGCAGGGCACGCATCAAACACGCATTGTGCCCCACCACGGGATGAAGATCCAGCGGCAAATGATAACCGGCTAAATTCAAATCGTTCTTGAGCAAAAACGCAATCCGTTCCCGAAACAACCCCGTAATCGGCTGTTCCTGCCCCCATAAAAGGCCGTGGTGCACCACGATTAAGTCCGCTCCCGCGGCTTTGGCTTTTCTAAACAGTTCCAGCGAGGCGGACACGCCAAACACAATTTTCCCCACGCGCGGCGTTCCCGCCACTTGCAAACCGTTGCGGCTGGCATCGGGAATTTGGGCACTGTTTAGGTAAGTATCCAAAAAACGGATGACGTCTTCACAATTGACCATAGAATTATGTTATCATTTTATAAGGATGAAAAGAATACTTTTTTTGCTGTTTTCTCTCTTCGTATTTGAGGCCGCGGTACACCCCCAAAACATCCCCACCGCGCCTTATCTGCCCGCCCAAGGCCGTTCATCCGCTCCAAACGATTCCATTACGGTGCAATTTCCCTATGAAAAAATGACCGTTACCCGGGGCGCCGCGCGCATTTTTTTATTTGGGCAAATTCATTTGTCCGGCCCGGTAAAGCTGGATATCAACGGGGAAAGCGTCCCCGTGCAGGAAAACGGCACTTTTATCGCGTTTTTGCCCGTTAAAAGCGGCGAATTTGAATTTTTGCTTACCGCCTCCAACGGGCGGGAGACGGTGCAAGCCGTCCGGCGCATTGTGGTGCCGGGAGTGGATATTAAAGATTTTTCGTCCCGGGCGGAATTTGACCCGGAGGAAATTTTTCCGCAATCGCCCGCCGAATTATTGCCCGGCGATGTGGTGGGGCTATATGTACGCGGCACGCCGGGAGCGGAAGTAACGTTTACCCTCTCGGGCCTAAAAGACGCCAAAAACATTCCGATGAAAGAAGATGTTTCTTCTCCGGGGATGTACCGCGCCAAATACTTAATCCGCGAAGACCAAAAGCCCAAGACGGCAAAAATAACGTACAACATGGAAAACGGCCCCGACGGCAGCAAGGCCAAAATCACGGCGCCCGCGCGCTTGAAAGTGCTGGACGCCAAAGACCCCTTCACCCGCGCCCAAGTGCTTTCCGCCGGGGTAAAACTGCGCAAAATTCCCACGCCGCGCGAAAATTTGTATCCTTTCTACCGCGCCTACGGGGAAGTGCTGCTAAACGGCCGCATGAACGGGCAGTACCGCATTGCTTTAAACGAAAACGAATCGGCCTGGCTGGAAGAAAAGAATTTAAAAACCTTGCTCTTTTCCGGCTATACGCCCAACCGCATTACCGAACTGAAAACCACCGCCCTGCCGGATAAGACGCGTTTGTCCTTTGCCGGCAGCCGCATCATTCCCATCAGCGTCCACGAATTTAACGACCGCATGGAACTGACGCTCTACTATACAGACGGTTTTGACGAAAACTATAGTTTTGACACCACCAGCCCCATTATTGAAAGCATTACCTGGTCGCAGCCGGCCCGGGATACGCTGTTGTTTAAAATTTATTTTAAAAAAGATTCCCCTCTTTGGGGTCACGCTTACGATTTTGAAGGCAACAACCTGATTATAGATTTAATGCACCGCCCGGGGTTGACCCCTACAAAAGACAAGCCGCTGCAAGGCGCGCGCATTTTATTAGACGCCGGGCACAGCCCCCGCCGCACCGTTCCGTACGACGGCGCCGTCGGGCCGAGCGGCTACTTGGAATACGAGGCCAACCTGGCCTTGGCCGAAGATTTAAAACCGCTTCTGGAAAAAGCCGGTGCCACCGTGATTATGACGCGCCACGGCAACAACCGCATGAGCCTGCAAAACCGCTACCAATTGGCACTTAAGGAAAAAGCGCATATCTTTGTCAGCCTGCACTACAACGCCTTGCCGGAAACCGTCAACCCGCTGGCCCGCGCGCGGGGTTTTTCCGTGTATTACAACTATCCCCACAGCTTTAAGCTGGCCCAATCCGTTTACGACGCGTTCACCCGCCATGTACCCCTGCCCGATAACGGCATGATTGCC harbors:
- a CDS encoding M20 family metallo-hydrolase; this encodes MEKDLLKKIDSYKQTVIDLQTHMIACPAVSPHSGGLGENAKAAYLMSVLKQMKFDELYMINIKDPKAKDGIRPNIVAKYYGQNKQKTMWVMAHMDVVPPGDLSLWKTDPFKAVVKGDKIYGRGSEDNQQGLVSGVLAVKAMMDCGVRPPCNYALLLNADEEIGSVYGISAILKKHGKTFGKEDVFLVPDGGNAEGTMVEVAEKNMLWVKFTVCGVQTHASTPHSGINAHRASAYFVTKLDDLYKKFNKKDKLFAPESASTFEPTKREANVPNVNTIPGTDVFYLDCRILPCYSNEEVLKEIAKIAKGVEKQFKVKIKIEPVINEGSKPTDKNALVVKLTHTAVKSVYKNTPRTMGVGGGTVGAYLRNAGYPAVVYSKLDEMAHQPNEYSSIKNTLGDAKVFALVSLNFK
- the pepT gene encoding tripeptide aminopeptidase PepT, whose translation is MKKLLAWPLVAALFLSGATAFAQGMIADKYRAEMLPRFVSYVQIDSMSDNRAEWMTPGQEKMAQFLYDEIKAFGFPTYFSKDKYIYVNIPSNLKTRKAPKLGLSAHYDTTPDIIGNGVKPQVIKNYDGNPIVLKNNHVINFKSDPYLKNMIGKTIVTSDGTTNLGADDKAGLTIIVTLLQTLAENPKMPHGPIDIVLTPNEDVGRSAERLELEYYHPDYAYDFDGGVNGEVVIANFSADRVVVTAQGVNGHQSYAADNGYLNSVKPIADLIAVAVPTKFLPNHSRGDQGYLEPHHIEYDPVKNTHMVDCRLRYFDPEEGKRYLQGIQHTADSLQQVLGTKITVEITKQYENVAYGVKPEALGLLTAAMKEAGVTPKTQKERAGTTSAMIMAKHGFGGYTVFTGQNNPHAFTEWLSEEDMFKAYKVALNLVKQVAQMNATK
- a CDS encoding type II secretion system protein: MKKGFTVTEILITVVVFALLLGFTVPKFLMLVHKAQEGSTKHQLVKVRSAIAAYYGEHQGTYPTDDLSSLVPTYIESIPQAIIPGYTPSSHVSVGNFEQCFTKTGGWAYVNDPTDPRYGDFFVNTDKEDSYGKPWNTH
- a CDS encoding prepilin peptidase, with protein sequence MDTLILCFAGIFGLLFGSFLNVCIYRIPRDKSIVWPPSSCPGCNARIKWYDNIPVLSYLWLRGKCRSCKQPISLQYPVVELLTGALTVLFVWRFGLSVWTFVTVAAVYALIILSVIDLELMIIPDRFSLGLIVLGLAFAWANPNFSGVWWQKELSSLLGAGVGLFGVLAIALIGTWMFKKEAMGGGDVKLMGGVGAFIGWEGVITTVVFASFFGLVYALFLMIFKGKKGGDAIPFGPFLSLGALINLLWLIKPAMLVIEI
- a CDS encoding valine--tRNA ligase, translating into MLPKAYEPQEVEQKLADKWQKAKLFAAHVDPAKKPFVIVIPPPNITGALHMGHASTNTLQDVLIRAHRMFGENAYWVPGTDHGGIATQNVIEKKLAKEEHKSRHDLGREAFVQTVWDWYNECGNAIFNQFRKMGWSLDLSDIRFTMDEKRAKAVYECFRQWWDKKYIYRGKRLINWCVRCSTALSDIEVEHEQHAGKLWYLRYKGEDGSDGIVIATTRPETIYADAAIAVNPKDERYKNMVGKKVIIPLANRAIPIIADEAVELGFGTGALKITPAHDATDYEVGQRHNLPIMTVINDKGKMINCPEKYLGMDRELCRKETVKDLDAAGLLVKEEKYNNAVSTCYRCHSAIEPFMSEQWFVKMDKLAQPAIEAAESGALQFHPANWKNPFLNWLKNIQDWCISRQIWWGHRIPVWYCRHCSEKGLTFATDQQGREQLTKVSFEDGAQPIVSYEKPEKCPVCGGHDLVQDPDVLDTWFSSALWPISVFGWPEKTPEMDYFYPTSVMVTGYEILYLWVARMVMTGLDFTGKLPFKDVYLNGIVRDKHGQKMSKSKGNVIDPLDMTAKYGTDAVRFSLLMQAVPSKDIPYSEDSITGARNFCNKLYNASRFILMNMEGIQGPLAMPKEVTELADKWILDRFAHAIKTAREGIEKYNLALTANTLYHFLWGDFCDWYVELAKQRFQTQEKEKVMALCVNILYNTLKALHPLIPYITEEIASSLRPYVAAEGGEFLLQQAYPEFDPALCDKEAVRKMEIIQGVTREIRTIRAQFNVPPALKISAVLTAKDEADLAVVKEYEGYIKLMAKVQKLDIGVNLAKPKQTATAVFENIAIYVPLTGLIDFEKEKKRLEKDLAAAKANIASREARLAQENFIKHAPKEQIEKTKNELAAAKVALAQVTASLEDLA
- the rdgB gene encoding RdgB/HAM1 family non-canonical purine NTP pyrophosphatase; amino-acid sequence: MKILIATGNPHKFKELIHILPAKLKNGTPIEYVSLADFKGLTLPPETGNTLEDNAETKAVYAARESGLPAVSDDTGLEVKFLHGAPGVHTARYAGEHADADDNNRKLLAALEGQLLPARAASFRTVACLATPQGRVQLFDGTLDGFIGFGYKGENGFGYDPIFLVGSSQKTLAELTEREKNQISHRAKAFKKLADHLVLLKNRK
- a CDS encoding Nif3-like dinuclear metal center hexameric protein; protein product: MVNCEDVIRFLDTYLNSAQIPDASRNGLQVAGTPRVGKIVFGVSASLELFRKAKAAGADLIVVHHGLLWGQEQPITGLFRERIAFLLKNDLNLAGYHLPLDLHPVVGHNACLMRALRAERLKPFGEYHGVQIGFCGYVPPCSVEDVARTLQAYCGARAQVLAYGPKRIETVGVVSGGAYSMIPQAIAQKLDLYVTGALDEPAQEWCREGKLNCIALGHYNSEKPGVLALMELVAKRFDVQTEFIDVPNPI
- the pepT gene encoding peptidase T codes for the protein MNKYVKTALLAAVCFLPLAAAAQEMDWKSVTRYNKAEAKKQLTERFTKYVTFDTQSSDQTDKVPSTEGQTKFAKTLVKELKKNGAKNVKMDKNGIVTADIPANSDRNAPTVAFLAHMDTALEVSGKDVIPQVHANYQGGDIVINAPRKLVLNAANSPQLARARGHDIVTASGGTLLGADDKTGIAVIMTMVQYLYDHPQMQHGPLKIAFTPDEETGAGVARFDVASFGADYAYTLDGMDTGALTNETFNAKAFTAVFEGMRSVHPGEAMNSAFSDNVLMASDFHTLLPRHRRPETTSGRRGFILVDSITTQGDKTEVKGIIRAFTDEEMQDLVNEVTRAFNTVKGMNYKGKGFSLTFTDQYKNMKQALPEQVVSLAQLAMQNEDITPVLTAARGGTDGSALSFMGLPTPDLFAGQFNVHSEYEYADVDVMEASLRTVLRLISLWHMQQPAQ